The following DNA comes from Pseudomonadota bacterium.
GTCATGCCCGGTGACAACGTCTCCGTCGACGTCGAACTCATCGCCCCCATCGCCATGGACGAAGGCCTCCGTTTCGCCATCCGCGAAGGTGGCCGCACCGTAGGAGCCGGAGTCGTGGCGAAGATTGTGAAGTAGGGGTGAAGGACGACAGGACCGTCCGGCGGATGGTCCTGTTTTTTGATTGCATGCGGGACGGATAGACGCTAGTTTCGCCGACCTTATCAGGGTGAAAAGTAATGCAGACTCAGAAGATCAGGATCCGGTTGAAGGCCTTTGACCATCGTATTCTGGACAATTCCGCCAGGGAGATTCTGGATACGGCGCGCAGGACAGGGGCGCAGGTTCGCGGCCCGATTCCCCTGCCCACACGGACACAGCGGTTCACAGTCAACCGCTCGCCCCATGTGGACAAGAAATCCCGCGAGCAGTTCGAGATCCGGACGCACATGCGCCTGCTGGATATCATCGACCCGACGCCGCAGACAGTGGATGCGTTGATGAAACTGGACCTGGCATCAGGTGTGGACGTGGAGATCAGAGCCTGAAAAGGTGGGGACCTCTCCCTTGTGGACGTCCCTTGAGAATGGAGAAGTCAAATGCGGACCGGACTGGTCGCACAGAAAGTGGGAATGACCCGGGTCTTTACGGACGAGGGGCAGCACGTTCCTGTAACAGTGCTGAAGGTTGAGCATTGCCAGGTTGTGGCCCGGATGACCGGGGAAAAGAACGGCTATGATGCCGTCCAGCTGGGCGTGGGCAAGGCAAAGGTCAAGAACACGACCGAAGCCATGCGCGGCCACTTTGCAAAGGCCGGAGTCGAGCCGAAAAGAAAGCTGGTGGAATTCCGGGTTTCTGCGGACATGCTGCTGGATCCGGGTGCGGAAGTCACCGTGGACCATTTTGTGACCGGCCAGTTCGTGGACGTCACCGGCACCACCATCGGCAAGGGCTTTGCCGGTGCGATGAAGCGCTGGAATTTCGGCGGTCTGCGCGCCACCCACGGTGTTTCGCTGTCCCACCGCTCCCATGGTTCTACAGGTCAGCGCCAGGATCCCGGCCGCGTCTTCAAGAACAAGAAGATGGCCGGCCATCTGGGTAACGAGAGGGTGACAACCCAGAATCTGAAGGTTGTTTCCGTGGATGCAGAGCAGGGTCTGATCCTGATCCGGGGTGCAGTGCCCGGAGCGTCGGGTTCCTGGGTCCTGGTCCGGGATGCGGTCAAGAAGCCCCGTCCGAAGGAAGCGCCGGTTCCTGCGGCCGTAAAAGCCGCTCCGGAAGTCGCGTCCGCGCCTGCAGCTGAAGAACAGAAGGGCTGACGGTCATGAAAATTTCTGTAAAAAATCTGGACAACAAGGTCGTGGGCGAGATTGACCTGAATGACGAAATCTTCGCCCTGCCTGCCCGCAAGGACATTCTGCATCGCATGGTTGTGTGGCAGCTGGCCAAACGCCGCTCCGGCAACCACAAGACCAAGGGTGTCAGCGAGATCAGCGGTACAACCCGCAAGCCCTGGAAGCAGAAGGGAACAGGCCGGGCCCGTGCAGGGTCGCTGCGCTCTCCCCAGTTCCGCGGCGGCGCGGTGATTTTCGGACCCGTTGTGCGCAGCCATGCCACCGATCTTCCCAAAAAGATCCGCAGACTGGCCCTGAAAACGGCGCTGTCAGTCAAGGCGGCAGAAGGCAAGCTGCTGGTTCTGGATGCGGCCCGCACAGGGTCGCACAAAACGAAGGATCTGGCAGCGAAGTTCAAGACTCTAGGACTTGAATCCGCCCTGGTGATTGACGGGGCCAATCTGGATGAAAACTTTGTCCGTGCGTCCGGCAACCTGCCCATGATCCACGTGCTGCCCGAACAGGGCGCGAATGTGTATGACATCCTGCGGCGGGACATGCTGGTTCTGACGCGCAACGCCATCGAGCAGCTTGAGGCGCGACTGAAATGAACAAGGCCATGAAAGCAGAAAAGGCAGAGGCAGAAACCGCTGCAGAGTGGATGTACACCATCATCCGCAAGCCCCTGATTACGGAAAAGACCACCCTGATCTCGCAGAACAACCAGGTGGTTTTCCAGGTGCGGCAGGATGCCACAAAGCCACAGATCAAGGCTGCAGTGGAAAAACTGTTCAGCGTCAAGGTCAAGGCGGTCAACACGCTGGTGGCCAAGGGCAAGACCAAGCGTTCCCGGGGCAAGACCTATCGTCGTGCGGACGTGAAAAAGGCCATCGTGACCCTGGCGGAAGGCAGCCAGATCGATTTCACAGCTGGCATCCAGTAAGGGGGAGGAATAACCAATGGCACTGAAAACCTTCAATCCCCTGACCCCCTCGACCCGGCAGCTGGTCCAGGTTGACCGTTCCGAATTATGGAAGGGAAAGCCCGTCAAGGCGCTGACCGTGGGTCTGTCGAAGAGCGGCGGCCGCAACAACATGGGCCGTCTGACAGCGTTCCGCGTTGGCGGTGGGCATAAAAAATCGTACCGTCTGGTGGACTTCAAGCGCCGCCAGTTCGATGTTCCGGCCACGGTCGAGCGTCTGGAATATGATCCCAACAGGACAGCCTTTATCGCCCTGATCCGCTATAAAACCGGGCAGCTGTCCTACATCCTGGCGCCCCAGAGACTGAGGGCCGGTGATGTGGTTGTCTCGGGCGAGCGTGTGGACGTAAAGCCCGGCAACGCCATGCCCCTGAAAAACATTCCGGTGGGTACCATCGTCCACAATGTGGAAATGAAGCCGGGCAAGGGCGGCCAGATGGCCCGCTCGGCCGGGTCCTATGTCCAGGTGGTGGGCCGCGACCAGGGATATGCCCAGCTGAAAATGCCCTCGGGTGAGGTGCGCATGGTCCGGGCCGAATGCATGGCCACCATCGGCGCTGTGTCCAATCCGGACCAGCTGAACGTGGTGATTGCCAAGGCCGGCCGCTCGCGGTGGCTGGGGATCCGTCCCTGCGTGCGCGGTGTGGCCATGAACCCTGTTGACCATCCCCTCGGGGGCGGTGAGGGCAAGTCAGCGGGTGGCCGTCATCCTGTGACGCCCTGGGGCAAGCCGACCAAGGGAAAGAAAACACGCAACAACAAGCGCACGGATCGCATGATCCTGCGTGACCGTCGCAAGAAGTAAGGGAGCCGTATCGTGGCACGTTCAGTATGGAAAGGGCCGTTTGTTGATGGCTATCTGCTGAAAAAGGCAGAAAAGGCCAAGAACAGCGGGCGCAACGAGATCATCAAGACATGGTCGCGCCGCTCCACCATCATGCCCATGTTCGTTAGTCTGACTTTTGGCGTTTACAACGGCCACAAGTTCCTGCCCGTCCTAGTGACGGAGAGCATGATCGGCCACAAGCTGGGAGAGTTTGCTCCCACCCGCACATTCAACGGCCATTCCGGTGACAGGAAAGCCGCAACCACGACAACAGCAGCGCCGGCAGCGGCCTCAAAGAAGGAGTAAGCCATGGGCAAGCCGAAATCCCCAAGGCGGCTTTCAGACGAGGAAGCCAAGGCTGTTGGAAGGGTCATACGCACCAGCCCCCGGAAGCTGAACCTGGTGGCAGGACTGATCCGCGGCAAGAAAGCCTCGACAGCACTGGCTGATCTGGCCTTTTCACCCCGCAGGATTGCCCTGGAAGTGAAAAAGGTTCTGGAATCCGCGATCGCCAATGCCGAGAACAACCACCAGCTGGATGTGGATCGCCTGTACGTAACAGAAGCCCATGTGGGCCGCGCGTTCGTGATGAAGCGCTTCCATGCCCGGGCCCGCGGACGTTCCAGCAGCATTGAAAAACCTTACAGTCATCTGACCGTGGTTGTCCGTGAACGTCAGGAAACCGCAACCGGGGAGAAAGCCTGATGGGACAGAAAGTCAATCCGATATCCCTGCGCCTTGGCATTAACCGTATGCCCGACAGCCGCTGGTATTCAAAAAAGGAATTCGGAAAATTCCTGCTGGATGACGTGAAGATCCGGGATTTCATCCAGGACAAAATCCGCCAGGCCGGCGTCAGCCGCATCATCATCGAGCGTCCGGCAAAAAACAGGATTCATATCACGATCCATGCGGCCCGTCCCGGTGTGGTCATCGGCAAAAAGGGCGCGGATATTGACAAGCTGCGCGGTGAGATTGCGAAGATGACGGGCGGCGAGATCACCCTGAACCTGATCGAGATCCGCAAGCCGGAAATCGATGCAAAGCTGGTGGCGGAAAACATCGCAAGCCAGCTGGAACGCCGTGTGGCCTTCCGGCGCGCCATGAAGCGGGCGGTCCAGTCTGCCATGCGCCTGGGTGCCCAGGGCATCCGGATCAACTGCAGCGGCCGTCTGGGCGGTGCTGAAATCGCCCGTATTGAGTGGTACCGCGAGGGGCGGGTTCCCCTGCATACCCTGCGGGCCGATCTGGATTACGGTGTTGCTACGGCAAAGACAACCTATGGAACCTGTGGTGTGAAGGTCTGGATCTACAAGGGCGAAATCTTGGCCCATGATCCGTCAGCCCAGGAAAAGCGCGCGACAGAGGGAAGCTCTGTTGCGGCCAGATCCTGATATGAGGCAGAAACCATGCTGAGTCCAAAACGCACAAAATTCCGCAAGGCTCATAAGGGGCGTATCCGCGGGACAGCCAAGGCAGGCACATTGCTCAATTTCGGGTCCTATGGCCTGAAGGCCATCGAGCCGGCCCGCGTGACTGCCCGCCAGATCGAGGCGGCCCGCCGGGCCATCACGCGCCACATCAAGCGCCAGGGCCGTGTGTGGATCCGCATTTTCCCGGATCTGCCTGTCAGTATCAAACCGGCCGAAGTCCGCATGGGTTCGGGCAAGGGATCGCCTGAATACTGGGCTTGCCGCGTCCATCCCGGCCGCATCATGTTCGAGCTGGACGGTGTTTCTGCAGTGATTGCCCAGGAAGCCTTTGCACTGGCTGCGGCAAAACTGCCAATCAAGACCCGGATCGTGACCCGGCCGGGTGAGGGGAGCTGACCATGAAAACAGCAGAATTGCGCACAAAGACCGATGACGAGCTGGCAGGCCAGCTCACGTCACTGCGCCAGGAACAGTTCAACCTGCGCTTTCGCGGGGCCATGGGACAGAACGAGGGAACGGCGCGGATCGGAACCGTCAGGAAGACGATCGCGCGGATCAAAACCATACTGGGTGAGCGCCAGAACAGCGCCACGCCATCACGGAAAGGGAAATAGCGTATGCCGCGTCGTCAGCTTACAGGCACGGTGGTGAGTGACAAAAACGACAAGACTGTGACAGTCCTTGTGGAGCGTCGCGTTATGCACCCCGTCTACAAGAAGTTCATTCGCCAGTCGAAAAAATATGCCGCCCATGATGAACACAATCGCTTCAAGACCGGCGATGTGGTAACCATCTGCGAGAATCGACCCATCTCGAAAACGAAACGCTGGGTTGTTGTGACCGATGATACTGCCGCTGAAGCCGGCAGGTCCTGATCAGGGGAGAGTGAAATGATCCAGATGCAAACCAGCCTGGATGTGGCCGACAACAGCGGGGCCCGCCGGGTGCAGTGCATCAAGGTGCTGGGGGGATCCAAACGGAAGAACGCCTCAATCGGTGATGTGATTGTGGTTTCCGTCAAGGATGCGATTCCCCGGGGACGCGTGAAAAAGGGCGAGGTCCACAAGGCTGTCATCGTTCGTACAGCAAAGGAATTCTATCGCCCGGACGGTACCGCAATCCGCTTTGATACAAACGCTGCCGTTCTGATCAACGCCCAGGGCGAGCCGATCGGGACCCGTATTTTCGGCCCCGTGACCCGCGAGCTGCGGTCCACCGGCTTCATGAAAATTATTTCGCTGGCAGAAGAGGTGGTATGATGGCTGCGCGAATCAGGAAAAATGACAGGGTTGTTGTCCTGACAGGAAAGGACAGGGGCAAGACCGGCGAGGTCCTGCAGGTTCTGCCGAAGGAAGACAGGGTGGTGGTCAAGGGTGTTGCGCTGGTAAAGCGCCACCAGAAGGCCACGCCGGCCCGCCAGGCCGGGGTCGTGGAGAAAGAGGCCTCCATCCACATCTCGAACGTGGCTTTCGCCGACCCGAAAACCGGCAAGCCCACCCGCATCGGCTTCAGGATTCTGGAAGACGGCCGCAAGGTCCGTGTTGCAAAATCCTCCGGCGAAATTATCGAATAGCAGAGGGCGTTATGGCTGCAAGATTGCAGGAACATTACAGGAAGGTGGCTGTGCCGGCGCTGATGAAGCAGTTCGGTTATGGCAACATCATGCAGGTACCGCGTCTGGAAAAGATCGTGGTCAACATGGGTGTGGGCGAGACAACGACAGATACCCGCAAGATCCAGTCTGCCGCGGCAGACATGGCGGCCATCACAGGCCAGAAGCCGGTTGTCACAAAGGCCCGCAAGTCGATCGCCCAGTTCAAGGTCCGTGACAACATGCCCCTGGGATGCAAGGTGACCCTGCGCCGGGACCGGATGTACGAATTCATGGACCGCCTGGTGAACATCGCACTGCCCCGGGTCCGCGACTTCCGCGGGATTTCGGGCAAAAGTTTTGATGGCCGCGGTAACTATGCCATGGGTCTGAAAGAACAGCTTGTGTTCCCGGAAATCAGCTATGACGCGATTGATGAGGTTCGGGGTATGGACATTATTTTTGTAACCACGGCAAAAACCGACGAGGAAGCCCGGGCGCTTCTCCGTCACTTTGAAATGCCGTTCCGGGACTGAGCGGCGAGGAAAACAGACATGGCCAAGACAAGTTCAATCGAAAAAAACAACCGCCGCACACGGCTGGCGCAGAGGTATGCCGCAAGGCGCCAGAAGCTGAAGGCCATTACGGGCGATCGCTCCCTTCCGATGGAAGAGCGTTTTGCCGCCGGCCTGCAGCTGGCCAGCCTGCCGCGTAACTCCAGCCGGACCCGCATCAGGAACCGTTGTGCCCTGACCGGACGTCCCAGGGCTGTCTACAGAAAATTCCGGCTGTCCCGGATGGCGTTCCGCGAACTGGCCTCAAAGGGGCTGATTCCGGGCGTCGTCAAGGCCAGCTGGTAAGGGAGGATCACAGACATGATGACCGATCCACTGGGTGATATGCTGACCCGCATCCGCAACGGCCAGAGCGCCCGGCGCCCGGCTGTTGCCGCGCCGGCTTCCGGCCTGCGGGCGCGCGTTCTGGATGTGCTGCAGCGGGAAGGCTATATCCGCGGCTATACGCAGACGGAAGAGCGTCCCGGCGTGCATGTTCTCAACATCGAGCTCAAGTACCACGAGGGCGAGCCTGCGATCCGCGAGATCAACCGGGTGTCCACGCCCGGACGGCGCGTCTATATGAAAATCAGGGAACTTCCCCGTTTCTACAACGGACTGGGGATTTCCATCCTGTCCACACCCCGCGGGGTCATGTCGGACAGCGAGGCCCGCACCGAGAATGTCGGTGGCGAGCTTCTGTGCCAGGTATTCTAGGGGGAACCATGTCACGTATCGGAAAACATCCTGTTGTTGTTCCTTCCGGGGTCACGGCGACCGTCAACAAACAGGTCGTGTCGGTGAAGGGAAAGCTGGGTGAGCTGAAACTGGCCCTTCCCGATGACCTGTCTGTTGTTCTGGATCAGGGGAAGATTGTCATCCTGCCGCGCGACAATGACAACGAGCGCGCACGGCAGGCGTGGGGCACAAA
Coding sequences within:
- the tuf gene encoding elongation factor Tu (EF-Tu; promotes GTP-dependent binding of aminoacyl-tRNA to the A-site of ribosomes during protein biosynthesis; when the tRNA anticodon matches the mRNA codon, GTP hydrolysis results; the inactive EF-Tu-GDP leaves the ribosome and release of GDP is promoted by elongation factor Ts; many prokaryotes have two copies of the gene encoding EF-Tu), coding for VMPGDNVSVDVELIAPIAMDEGLRFAIREGGRTVGAGVVAKIVK
- the rpsJ gene encoding 30S ribosomal protein S10; translation: MQTQKIRIRLKAFDHRILDNSAREILDTARRTGAQVRGPIPLPTRTQRFTVNRSPHVDKKSREQFEIRTHMRLLDIIDPTPQTVDALMKLDLASGVDVEIRA
- the rplC gene encoding 50S ribosomal protein L3, which translates into the protein MRTGLVAQKVGMTRVFTDEGQHVPVTVLKVEHCQVVARMTGEKNGYDAVQLGVGKAKVKNTTEAMRGHFAKAGVEPKRKLVEFRVSADMLLDPGAEVTVDHFVTGQFVDVTGTTIGKGFAGAMKRWNFGGLRATHGVSLSHRSHGSTGQRQDPGRVFKNKKMAGHLGNERVTTQNLKVVSVDAEQGLILIRGAVPGASGSWVLVRDAVKKPRPKEAPVPAAVKAAPEVASAPAAEEQKG
- the rplD gene encoding 50S ribosomal protein L4 — its product is MKISVKNLDNKVVGEIDLNDEIFALPARKDILHRMVVWQLAKRRSGNHKTKGVSEISGTTRKPWKQKGTGRARAGSLRSPQFRGGAVIFGPVVRSHATDLPKKIRRLALKTALSVKAAEGKLLVLDAARTGSHKTKDLAAKFKTLGLESALVIDGANLDENFVRASGNLPMIHVLPEQGANVYDILRRDMLVLTRNAIEQLEARLK
- a CDS encoding 50S ribosomal protein L23 encodes the protein MKAEKAEAETAAEWMYTIIRKPLITEKTTLISQNNQVVFQVRQDATKPQIKAAVEKLFSVKVKAVNTLVAKGKTKRSRGKTYRRADVKKAIVTLAEGSQIDFTAGIQ
- the rplB gene encoding 50S ribosomal protein L2, translated to MALKTFNPLTPSTRQLVQVDRSELWKGKPVKALTVGLSKSGGRNNMGRLTAFRVGGGHKKSYRLVDFKRRQFDVPATVERLEYDPNRTAFIALIRYKTGQLSYILAPQRLRAGDVVVSGERVDVKPGNAMPLKNIPVGTIVHNVEMKPGKGGQMARSAGSYVQVVGRDQGYAQLKMPSGEVRMVRAECMATIGAVSNPDQLNVVIAKAGRSRWLGIRPCVRGVAMNPVDHPLGGGEGKSAGGRHPVTPWGKPTKGKKTRNNKRTDRMILRDRRKK
- the rpsS gene encoding 30S ribosomal protein S19; protein product: MARSVWKGPFVDGYLLKKAEKAKNSGRNEIIKTWSRRSTIMPMFVSLTFGVYNGHKFLPVLVTESMIGHKLGEFAPTRTFNGHSGDRKAATTTTAAPAAASKKE
- the rplV gene encoding 50S ribosomal protein L22, which codes for MGKPKSPRRLSDEEAKAVGRVIRTSPRKLNLVAGLIRGKKASTALADLAFSPRRIALEVKKVLESAIANAENNHQLDVDRLYVTEAHVGRAFVMKRFHARARGRSSSIEKPYSHLTVVVRERQETATGEKA
- the rpsC gene encoding 30S ribosomal protein S3; this translates as MGQKVNPISLRLGINRMPDSRWYSKKEFGKFLLDDVKIRDFIQDKIRQAGVSRIIIERPAKNRIHITIHAARPGVVIGKKGADIDKLRGEIAKMTGGEITLNLIEIRKPEIDAKLVAENIASQLERRVAFRRAMKRAVQSAMRLGAQGIRINCSGRLGGAEIARIEWYREGRVPLHTLRADLDYGVATAKTTYGTCGVKVWIYKGEILAHDPSAQEKRATEGSSVAARS
- the rplP gene encoding 50S ribosomal protein L16 produces the protein MLSPKRTKFRKAHKGRIRGTAKAGTLLNFGSYGLKAIEPARVTARQIEAARRAITRHIKRQGRVWIRIFPDLPVSIKPAEVRMGSGKGSPEYWACRVHPGRIMFELDGVSAVIAQEAFALAAAKLPIKTRIVTRPGEGS
- the rpmC gene encoding 50S ribosomal protein L29, with the protein product MKTAELRTKTDDELAGQLTSLRQEQFNLRFRGAMGQNEGTARIGTVRKTIARIKTILGERQNSATPSRKGK
- the rpsQ gene encoding 30S ribosomal protein S17, whose product is MPRRQLTGTVVSDKNDKTVTVLVERRVMHPVYKKFIRQSKKYAAHDEHNRFKTGDVVTICENRPISKTKRWVVVTDDTAAEAGRS
- the rplN gene encoding 50S ribosomal protein L14, whose amino-acid sequence is MIQMQTSLDVADNSGARRVQCIKVLGGSKRKNASIGDVIVVSVKDAIPRGRVKKGEVHKAVIVRTAKEFYRPDGTAIRFDTNAAVLINAQGEPIGTRIFGPVTRELRSTGFMKIISLAEEVV
- the rplX gene encoding 50S ribosomal protein L24, with the translated sequence MAARIRKNDRVVVLTGKDRGKTGEVLQVLPKEDRVVVKGVALVKRHQKATPARQAGVVEKEASIHISNVAFADPKTGKPTRIGFRILEDGRKVRVAKSSGEIIE
- the rplE gene encoding 50S ribosomal protein L5, yielding MAARLQEHYRKVAVPALMKQFGYGNIMQVPRLEKIVVNMGVGETTTDTRKIQSAAADMAAITGQKPVVTKARKSIAQFKVRDNMPLGCKVTLRRDRMYEFMDRLVNIALPRVRDFRGISGKSFDGRGNYAMGLKEQLVFPEISYDAIDEVRGMDIIFVTTAKTDEEARALLRHFEMPFRD
- the rpsN gene encoding 30S ribosomal protein S14, producing the protein MAKTSSIEKNNRRTRLAQRYAARRQKLKAITGDRSLPMEERFAAGLQLASLPRNSSRTRIRNRCALTGRPRAVYRKFRLSRMAFRELASKGLIPGVVKASW
- the rpsH gene encoding 30S ribosomal protein S8, whose amino-acid sequence is MTDPLGDMLTRIRNGQSARRPAVAAPASGLRARVLDVLQREGYIRGYTQTEERPGVHVLNIELKYHEGEPAIREINRVSTPGRRVYMKIRELPRFYNGLGISILSTPRGVMSDSEARTENVGGELLCQVF